A window from Prochlorococcus marinus CUG1435 encodes these proteins:
- a CDS encoding YlxR family protein has translation MIQKTPVMRICISCRKIFDRKYLFKITKDYKKGIMFQKGTGRSAYICKSKKCYADSKIKKKLQKALKTFFEPEFFDIFEKEITSYNDNPNKGI, from the coding sequence GTGATACAAAAAACCCCTGTCATGCGAATATGTATTTCATGTAGAAAAATATTCGACAGGAAATATCTTTTCAAGATTACCAAAGATTATAAAAAAGGCATTATGTTTCAAAAGGGAACGGGGCGATCAGCTTACATTTGTAAGTCAAAAAAATGTTACGCAGATTCCAAGATTAAGAAAAAGCTTCAAAAAGCTTTAAAAACATTTTTTGAGCCTGAATTTTTTGATATTTTTGAAAAAGAAATTACAAGCTACAATGACAATCCCAATAAGGGAATATAA
- a CDS encoding glycosyltransferase family 39 protein: MIHKTIKLKNLFKLFFFIPLTFYFGKRSYVAYDEGFYALQARWILDKGNWTIPLWWDEYVLDRTIGLQFLIAKSQEIFGRNMFSAYLPTTTAAILMLFITYKLHEEFFNKKYAIFSPLILATTYLWFDYSHLATQDIIFSCLVSIGVFSLIKIKHKDNKLYILVFGIWIGLSFMIKTFLVFVPLLSLLPYLYQKKNFLFSKFFWLGLLIGFIPYLLWSYSISTYLDKNIIFYLFGKFTSLSNKNIFTNPFYYYFWNVPLTFLPWSIFAIIGTISNFSKSKENKYVLTFFPLILIVILSFFSTKTPYYPLQISSIFSLNTFEGIKYLFNSKRFKRIFIFITSKIIPLFIVALVFSYYFLYKNIIDFNYKENTFLIIGLLSFAVSWSFIKNKNSLREILIALIIGPYLLTSFILQSGLFTDRSRDLREKMEYVSSFDIVQKQPIKVDKKGIIDSQSESKVIKISLLTPRLGGLVEGIDQLNKSELAWTYESKEIKNDNNSYEVVYKNDVLKPWILILKK; the protein is encoded by the coding sequence ATGATTCATAAAACAATAAAACTTAAAAATCTTTTTAAATTATTTTTTTTTATTCCTCTTACATTTTATTTTGGGAAAAGAAGTTATGTTGCTTATGATGAGGGATTTTATGCTCTACAAGCTAGATGGATATTAGATAAAGGTAACTGGACAATTCCACTTTGGTGGGACGAATATGTTTTAGATAGAACAATAGGATTGCAGTTTTTAATTGCAAAGTCACAAGAGATATTTGGAAGAAATATGTTTTCTGCATATCTACCAACAACAACTGCTGCAATATTAATGCTATTCATAACTTACAAATTACATGAAGAATTTTTTAATAAAAAATATGCAATTTTTTCTCCACTAATACTTGCTACTACCTATCTATGGTTTGACTACTCACACTTAGCAACTCAAGATATCATTTTCTCATGTTTAGTAAGTATTGGTGTATTTTCTTTAATCAAAATAAAACATAAAGATAACAAACTCTATATTCTGGTTTTTGGTATTTGGATTGGTTTATCTTTTATGATAAAAACTTTTCTCGTATTTGTACCTTTACTATCACTGTTACCGTATTTATATCAAAAAAAGAATTTTTTATTCAGTAAATTCTTCTGGCTTGGACTACTTATTGGATTTATTCCTTATTTGTTATGGTCGTATTCTATTAGCACTTATCTAGATAAAAATATTATTTTTTACTTATTTGGAAAGTTTACCAGTCTCTCTAATAAAAATATTTTTACAAATCCTTTCTATTATTATTTTTGGAATGTTCCCCTAACTTTCCTACCATGGAGTATATTTGCAATTATTGGAACAATAAGCAATTTTTCTAAAAGTAAAGAGAATAAATATGTGCTTACATTTTTTCCTCTAATTTTAATAGTAATTCTGAGTTTTTTTTCTACTAAAACCCCATACTACCCTTTACAAATATCATCAATTTTTTCACTAAATACTTTTGAAGGAATAAAATATTTATTTAATTCTAAGAGGTTTAAACGGATCTTTATATTTATAACTTCTAAAATAATTCCACTTTTTATAGTCGCCCTAGTTTTCTCATATTATTTTTTGTATAAAAACATTATTGACTTTAATTATAAGGAAAATACATTTTTAATTATTGGATTATTATCTTTTGCAGTATCTTGGTCATTCATAAAAAACAAAAATTCATTAAGAGAAATATTAATAGCTCTTATCATTGGTCCTTACTTACTAACTTCATTTATTTTGCAATCAGGATTATTCACTGATAGATCAAGAGATTTAAGAGAAAAAATGGAATACGTATCATCTTTTGATATCGTACAAAAACAACCTATAAAAGTTGATAAAAAAGGAATAATAGATTCTCAATCAGAATCAAAAGTTATTAAGATTTCCCTATTAACGCCAAGACTTGGTGGACTTGTAGAGGGTATTGATCAGCTAAATAAATCAGAATTAGCATGGACATATGAATCTAAAGAAATAAAAAACGATAATAATTCTTATGAAGTCGTATATAAAAATGATGTTTTAAAACCATGGATATTAATATTAAAAAAATAA
- the infB gene encoding translation initiation factor IF-2, whose translation MTISDKIRIYELSRDLNLENKDILDAAQKLSISVKSHSSSISAEDAKKIKNLINKKNSDKTILSINKSSIKKDNYEQNKKDKPPIINSLEGKPHKDNSNQKPLLLKPLSKPEGQKIISNQPKNSNKQTFINSSKSQSNLSNKNTKIKPPRNFNQDKKTFQNNINSPNKSPAKPPIQLIAKPKNINNNPKSNDSSKNILNSKENIRLSNKTDQNINKPKTKTFNNKINPPELVGAPIRRDDTNKQKNNKQNTAFKQTFPNRAGAANRPGMPNNPGLRNKQSDQGRPRSFNRQVNPNRASAPNRPGMPNMPGSRNKQSDQSKPGSFNRQINPNRAGAPNRPGMPNRPGSKFNGQNTPGIRRPVSPNELLKLQKTNKSENGKLGSKNNEKQNIETPKHKAKSPNVNPNAAPNTKKPPYRTFSNSSKKPGKTDWDDSAKLEALRNKNPHKQRQKVHIIGENDDTLTSETSGYSGEKISILSASLARPKKEKSDETKSQKSIKQFKKKKKETTRQRQKRRAMELKAAKEAKQVRPEMIIVPEDNLTVQELADKLSLESSEIIKSLFFKGITATVTQSLDLATIETVAEEFGVPVLQDDIQEAAEKTVDMIENDDVDSLIKRPPVITVMGHVDHGKTSLLDSIRESRVASGEAGGITQHIGAYQVEFEHESKKKKLTFLDTPGHEAFTAMRARGTKVTDVAVLVVAADDGCRPQTLEAISHARAAKVPIVVAINKIDKEGASAERVKQELSEKDLIAEDWGGDTVMVPVSAIKKQNIDKLLEMILLVSEVEDLQANPDRSAKGTVIEAHLDKAKGPVATLLVQNGTLKSGDVLAAGSVLGKIRAMVDEHGNRIKEAGPSFPVEALGFSEVPTAGDEFEVYPDEKTARSIVGDRATDARATKLAQQMATRRVSLSSLSTKANDGELKELNLILKADVQGSVEAILGSLEQLPKNEVQVRVLLSAPGEITETDIDLAAASGSVIIGFNTSLASGAKRAADANDVDIREYEVIYKLLEDIQLAMEGLLEPDLVEESLGIAEVRATFAVGKGAIAGCYIQNGKLQRNCSLRVIRSDKVIFEGNLDSLKRAKDDVKEVNTGFECGVGCDKFSSWIEGDKIEAFKFVTKKRTLSQ comes from the coding sequence ATGACTATCAGCGATAAAATCAGAATTTACGAACTTTCCAGAGATTTAAATTTGGAAAATAAAGATATATTGGATGCCGCTCAAAAACTTTCAATTTCAGTCAAAAGCCATAGCAGTTCTATTAGTGCAGAGGACGCAAAAAAAATAAAAAATCTTATTAACAAAAAGAATTCAGATAAAACAATACTTTCTATTAACAAATCTTCAATTAAAAAAGATAATTATGAACAAAATAAAAAAGATAAACCACCTATTATTAATTCTCTAGAGGGGAAACCTCACAAAGATAATTCAAACCAAAAGCCATTATTGTTAAAACCTCTTAGTAAGCCCGAGGGTCAAAAAATAATTTCAAATCAACCTAAAAATTCCAATAAACAAACCTTTATAAACAGCTCAAAATCCCAATCAAATCTTTCAAATAAAAATACAAAGATTAAACCTCCAAGAAATTTCAACCAAGATAAAAAAACTTTTCAAAATAACATCAACTCACCCAACAAAAGTCCAGCAAAACCACCTATTCAACTAATAGCAAAGCCTAAAAATATAAATAATAATCCTAAATCTAATGACTCCTCCAAGAACATCCTTAATTCAAAAGAAAATATAAGATTATCAAACAAAACTGATCAAAATATAAACAAACCTAAAACAAAAACTTTTAACAATAAAATAAATCCTCCTGAACTCGTGGGAGCTCCGATAAGAAGAGATGACACTAATAAGCAAAAAAATAATAAGCAAAATACAGCTTTTAAACAAACTTTCCCTAATAGAGCTGGCGCCGCCAACAGACCTGGCATGCCCAATAATCCTGGATTAAGAAACAAACAATCAGATCAAGGCAGACCTAGATCATTTAATAGGCAAGTCAATCCAAATAGAGCTAGCGCTCCCAACAGACCTGGCATGCCCAATATGCCTGGATCAAGAAATAAACAATCAGATCAAAGCAAACCTGGATCATTTAATAGGCAAATCAATCCTAATAGAGCTGGTGCTCCCAACAGACCCGGCATGCCTAATAGGCCTGGATCTAAATTCAATGGTCAAAATACTCCTGGTATTAGAAGGCCAGTATCTCCTAATGAACTTTTAAAACTTCAAAAAACTAACAAATCTGAGAATGGCAAACTAGGTAGCAAGAATAATGAAAAACAAAATATCGAAACGCCTAAACACAAGGCAAAATCACCTAATGTTAATCCAAATGCTGCACCTAATACCAAAAAACCACCTTACAGAACATTTTCAAATAGTTCAAAAAAACCTGGAAAGACAGATTGGGACGATAGCGCAAAACTAGAAGCATTAAGAAATAAAAATCCTCACAAACAACGTCAAAAAGTACATATTATTGGTGAAAATGATGATACATTAACATCTGAAACAAGTGGGTACTCAGGTGAGAAAATTTCAATATTATCAGCTAGTTTGGCTCGTCCAAAGAAAGAAAAGTCTGATGAAACTAAATCTCAAAAATCTATAAAACAATTTAAGAAAAAGAAAAAAGAAACCACCAGACAAAGGCAGAAAAGAAGAGCCATGGAACTAAAGGCTGCCAAAGAAGCCAAACAAGTAAGGCCTGAGATGATTATAGTTCCTGAAGATAATTTAACAGTTCAGGAATTGGCTGATAAATTAAGTCTTGAAAGTTCTGAAATAATCAAATCTCTTTTCTTTAAAGGAATAACAGCAACTGTAACTCAATCACTCGACTTAGCAACTATAGAAACAGTAGCAGAAGAATTTGGAGTACCTGTTTTGCAAGATGATATCCAAGAGGCTGCAGAGAAAACAGTAGATATGATTGAAAACGATGATGTTGATAGTCTAATAAAAAGGCCACCTGTCATTACAGTAATGGGCCACGTTGACCATGGTAAAACAAGTCTTTTAGACTCCATAAGGGAATCAAGAGTGGCTTCTGGAGAGGCTGGAGGGATAACTCAACATATTGGGGCTTATCAAGTTGAATTTGAGCATGAATCTAAAAAGAAAAAATTAACTTTTCTTGATACACCCGGTCATGAAGCCTTCACTGCAATGAGAGCAAGAGGTACAAAAGTTACTGATGTAGCTGTTCTTGTAGTAGCGGCAGACGATGGTTGCAGACCCCAAACCCTTGAGGCCATTAGTCATGCTCGAGCAGCAAAAGTACCAATTGTTGTTGCAATTAATAAGATTGATAAAGAAGGCGCATCTGCAGAAAGAGTCAAGCAGGAACTATCAGAAAAAGATTTAATTGCTGAAGATTGGGGAGGAGATACTGTAATGGTTCCAGTAAGTGCAATTAAAAAACAAAATATAGATAAGTTGCTCGAAATGATTTTATTAGTTTCAGAAGTTGAAGATCTACAAGCTAATCCTGACAGATCGGCCAAAGGAACTGTTATCGAAGCCCACCTTGATAAAGCCAAAGGTCCTGTAGCAACATTGTTAGTTCAAAATGGTACCTTAAAATCTGGAGATGTTCTGGCTGCAGGTTCAGTACTTGGGAAAATTAGAGCAATGGTTGATGAACATGGCAATAGAATTAAGGAAGCAGGACCATCATTTCCAGTAGAAGCACTAGGATTTAGTGAAGTCCCAACTGCAGGTGATGAATTTGAAGTCTATCCTGACGAGAAAACTGCTCGATCTATTGTAGGGGACAGAGCAACAGATGCTAGAGCCACTAAATTAGCCCAACAAATGGCAACGAGAAGAGTTAGCTTGTCATCCTTATCAACAAAAGCAAATGATGGAGAATTAAAAGAATTAAACTTAATCCTCAAAGCTGATGTTCAAGGTAGCGTTGAAGCAATATTAGGATCTCTAGAACAGTTACCCAAAAATGAAGTTCAAGTCAGAGTTCTGCTCTCTGCTCCAGGTGAAATAACTGAGACAGATATAGATCTAGCAGCTGCATCAGGTTCAGTTATCATAGGCTTCAATACATCTTTAGCATCAGGAGCAAAGAGAGCAGCTGACGCTAATGATGTCGATATCAGGGAATATGAAGTGATATATAAACTCTTAGAAGATATTCAATTAGCTATGGAAGGTCTGCTTGAACCAGATCTTGTCGAAGAATCATTAGGTATAGCCGAAGTTAGAGCAACTTTCGCTGTAGGTAAAGGAGCCATAGCAGGCTGTTACATACAAAATGGGAAATTACAAAGGAATTGTTCTCTTAGAGTTATCAGATCAGATAAAGTAATTTTTGAAGGTAATTTAGACTCTCTCAAAAGAGCTAAAGATGATGTAAAAGAAGTTAATACGGGTTTTGAATGTGGAGTTGGCTGTGATAAATTCTCTTCGTGGATTGAAGGAGACAAAATCGAAGCTTTCAAATTTGTTACTAAAAAGAGGACCTTAAGTCAATGA
- a CDS encoding glycosyltransferase family 2 protein — protein sequence MKSVNSWNLTNNKLHQLFKNNSELISIKVRGNAWEPLTRWMRLDSRIFRETTNQARITLGDIESLAEIYNYRSIRWKAKKLTPLKTKLIPSSLKNIFRKLPIIKQLAYELEIVFYKYNENISDHLISIVIPARNEAGNKELLINALNKFKGIPNKLEIIFVEGNSKDNTYLMLKELKENFSNFFNISLLQQTSKGKKNAVVEGFNISSGETLAIIDSDFTVDIDDSIAAIMESTKNKNILINCARTTFPMEKDAMRWANYIGNRLFAIFLSILINKPVSDSLCGTKVFSRKLFKLMKQNGSWDSKSDPFGDFTIIFEAAKNNIKILNYPVRYYARKSGAPNISRWIDGLKLLKVCLIYMISDL from the coding sequence ATGAAATCTGTTAATTCGTGGAACTTAACAAATAACAAATTACATCAATTATTCAAGAATAATAGCGAATTAATTTCTATTAAAGTTCGAGGCAATGCATGGGAGCCCTTAACAAGATGGATGAGATTAGATTCAAGAATTTTTAGAGAAACTACCAACCAAGCAAGAATAACTTTAGGCGATATTGAATCTCTAGCCGAAATTTATAACTATAGATCCATAAGATGGAAAGCAAAAAAATTAACTCCTTTGAAAACTAAACTAATCCCATCATCATTAAAAAATATTTTCCGGAAATTACCAATCATAAAGCAACTAGCTTACGAACTAGAAATTGTTTTTTATAAATATAATGAAAATATTTCCGATCATTTAATATCAATAGTAATTCCTGCGAGAAATGAAGCTGGTAATAAAGAACTTTTAATTAACGCATTAAATAAATTTAAAGGAATACCAAATAAATTAGAAATTATATTTGTTGAAGGTAATAGTAAAGATAATACATATTTGATGCTGAAAGAGTTAAAAGAAAATTTTTCAAATTTCTTTAATATAAGTCTTTTGCAACAGACTTCAAAAGGCAAGAAAAATGCTGTTGTGGAGGGATTTAATATTTCTTCAGGTGAGACCCTCGCCATAATTGATAGTGATTTTACTGTAGATATTGATGACAGTATTGCAGCAATAATGGAATCAACCAAAAATAAAAATATCCTAATTAATTGTGCCCGAACAACTTTCCCTATGGAAAAAGATGCAATGAGATGGGCCAATTATATAGGAAATAGACTCTTTGCAATATTTTTATCAATTCTCATAAATAAGCCAGTATCAGATTCACTTTGTGGAACAAAAGTTTTTTCAAGAAAATTATTTAAACTGATGAAACAAAACGGAAGTTGGGATTCTAAATCTGATCCATTCGGAGATTTCACAATAATATTCGAGGCGGCAAAAAACAATATTAAGATACTAAATTACCCTGTTAGATATTATGCTAGGAAATCTGGAGCACCAAATATATCTAGATGGATTGATGGGTTAAAACTCCTCAAAGTATGTTTGATTTATATGATTTCTGATCTTTGA
- the rimP gene encoding ribosome maturation factor RimP codes for MNKENKSKLESLLKKVANLWDLEICSLNIQTNKNPIVIQIIIKKTNDDDISLEDCALFNTPASEEIENSNLLNCSYVLEISSQGVSDELTSERDFKTFKGFPVNVELNQKNSKIKFLNGLLYEKSKDYLAINIKGKIKKIPFDEVLKISLCTLKD; via the coding sequence TTGAATAAAGAAAACAAAAGCAAGCTTGAATCTCTATTAAAAAAAGTCGCCAATTTATGGGATTTAGAAATTTGTAGTTTAAATATACAAACTAATAAAAATCCAATTGTTATCCAAATAATTATAAAAAAAACTAATGATGATGACATTTCACTTGAAGATTGTGCGCTATTTAATACCCCAGCATCTGAAGAAATAGAAAATTCAAACCTTTTAAATTGTTCTTATGTGTTAGAAATAAGTAGTCAAGGGGTCAGTGATGAATTAACCTCAGAAAGAGACTTCAAAACTTTTAAGGGTTTTCCGGTTAATGTTGAGTTAAACCAAAAGAATTCAAAAATAAAATTTCTGAATGGTTTACTTTATGAAAAGTCTAAAGATTATTTAGCCATTAACATAAAAGGTAAGATTAAAAAAATCCCTTTTGATGAAGTACTAAAGATTAGTCTTTGTACATTAAAAGATTAA
- a CDS encoding DUF3493 domain-containing protein: MSKIDPKLKKKLLKESQAPFKGLRKLLWIAFSGSAFLGLFIMLSKIASGSEVQQNNILIQLVACVLFPTLFVIDRNKDS, translated from the coding sequence ATGTCAAAAATAGATCCTAAATTAAAAAAAAAATTATTAAAAGAATCCCAGGCTCCTTTCAAGGGACTAAGGAAACTATTGTGGATTGCATTTAGTGGTTCAGCATTTTTGGGACTTTTTATAATGCTTTCAAAAATTGCAAGCGGCAGTGAAGTACAGCAAAATAACATTCTCATACAATTAGTCGCTTGTGTATTATTTCCTACTTTATTTGTTATCGATAGAAATAAAGATTCATAA
- the nusA gene encoding transcription termination factor NusA → MALVILPGLNNLIEDISEEKKLPPNIVEAALREALLKGYEKYRRTFYIGVNQDPFDEEYFSNFDVGLDLDEEGYRILSSKIIVEEVESEDHQISLVEVKQVADDAQIGDTVVLDVTPEKEDFGRMAASTTKQVLAQKLRDQQRKMIQEEFADLEDPVLTARVIRFERQSVIMGVSSGIGRPEVEAELPKRDQLPNDNYRANATFKVFLKEVSEIARKGPQLFVSRANAGLVVYLFENEVPEIQEGTVKIVAVSREANPPSRAVGPRTKVAVDSVEQEVDPVGACIGARGARIQQVVNELRGEKIDVIKWSSDPIQYILNSLSPAKVDLVRLVDPAGQHAHVLVPPDQLSLAIGREGQNVRLAARLTGWKIDVKNSHEYDQEAEDTAVSELIIQREDEENLQREAERRLEAEQAERAAEDARLRELYPLPEDDQEYEEKYEGEVFSDNDQLETFQDSEISSTEERKR, encoded by the coding sequence ATGGCATTAGTTATTCTCCCAGGTTTAAACAATCTCATTGAAGATATTAGTGAGGAAAAAAAGTTACCTCCTAATATCGTTGAAGCGGCCTTACGCGAAGCTCTACTAAAAGGATATGAAAAATATAGAAGAACTTTTTACATTGGAGTTAACCAAGATCCATTTGATGAAGAATATTTCAGTAATTTTGATGTTGGACTTGATCTAGATGAAGAAGGTTATAGGATTTTGTCAAGTAAGATAATTGTTGAAGAAGTTGAGAGCGAAGATCATCAAATATCTCTAGTAGAAGTCAAACAAGTAGCTGATGATGCTCAAATAGGTGACACAGTTGTTTTAGACGTTACTCCAGAAAAAGAGGATTTTGGGCGTATGGCTGCTTCAACAACAAAGCAAGTTTTAGCTCAAAAATTGAGAGATCAACAAAGAAAAATGATCCAAGAAGAATTTGCAGATTTGGAAGATCCTGTTTTAACTGCAAGAGTTATAAGATTTGAAAGACAATCAGTCATTATGGGAGTTAGTTCAGGTATTGGTAGACCTGAAGTAGAGGCAGAACTTCCCAAAAGAGATCAATTACCAAATGATAATTACAGAGCAAATGCAACTTTCAAAGTATTTTTGAAAGAAGTTAGCGAAATAGCCAGAAAAGGTCCACAACTTTTTGTAAGTAGAGCAAATGCTGGTTTAGTGGTTTATTTATTTGAAAATGAAGTGCCGGAAATTCAAGAAGGTACAGTAAAAATTGTTGCTGTCTCAAGAGAAGCTAACCCTCCTTCAAGAGCTGTGGGGCCTAGAACAAAAGTAGCTGTTGATAGTGTTGAACAAGAAGTAGATCCTGTAGGAGCCTGTATTGGAGCGAGAGGAGCAAGAATTCAACAAGTAGTTAATGAATTAAGAGGAGAAAAAATTGATGTTATTAAATGGTCATCAGATCCAATACAGTATATTTTAAACTCCTTAAGTCCTGCGAAAGTTGATTTAGTGAGATTAGTTGACCCAGCAGGGCAACATGCACACGTATTAGTTCCCCCTGATCAATTGAGTCTCGCAATTGGTAGAGAGGGTCAAAATGTAAGATTAGCCGCAAGATTAACTGGTTGGAAGATTGATGTTAAAAATTCACATGAATACGATCAGGAAGCTGAAGATACTGCAGTTTCTGAATTAATCATTCAAAGGGAAGATGAAGAGAATCTTCAGCGAGAAGCTGAGAGAAGATTAGAAGCAGAACAAGCTGAACGTGCTGCTGAAGATGCTAGATTAAGAGAACTTTATCCTCTTCCTGAAGATGATCAAGAATATGAAGAAAAATACGAAGGAGAAGTTTTCTCAGATAATGATCAACTAGAAACTTTTCAAGATAGTGAAATATCCTCCACAGAGGAGAGAAAGCGGTGA
- a CDS encoding trypsin-like peptidase domain-containing protein, translated as MKLLKIKYKNLIQIFIICCFCLVYFFQKAEVLALTSSDSHNFVSSAVKNVGPAVVKIDTERLVERQQFDPTLLDPLLRDLLGEQGITPERERGQGSGVIINEHGLVLTNAHVVERVDDVSVTLADGTICDGQVLGTDVVTDLALVKIEESTYSNFAPLGNSEELEVGDWAIALGTPYGLEKTVTLGIVSSLHRDINSLGFSDKRLDLIQTDAAINPGNSGGPLINSTGEVIGINTLVRSGPGAGLGFAIPINLAKSVSDQLLKNGEVIHPYLGVQLISLNPRIAKEHNQDPNSLVQLPERNGALIQSVVPNSPAEKAGLRRGDLVIAAENIAIEEPKALLDEVEKAQIGKVFLLNVLRDNKEIQINIKPEPLPGLT; from the coding sequence ATGAAACTTTTAAAGATTAAATATAAAAATTTAATCCAAATTTTCATTATTTGTTGTTTTTGTTTAGTTTATTTCTTTCAAAAAGCTGAAGTTCTGGCTTTAACTTCTTCTGATAGTCATAATTTCGTATCATCTGCGGTAAAAAATGTTGGCCCTGCGGTAGTGAAAATTGATACAGAGCGATTAGTAGAGAGGCAACAATTTGATCCAACTTTGCTAGATCCTTTGTTGAGGGATTTGCTAGGAGAGCAAGGAATTACTCCTGAAAGAGAGAGAGGCCAAGGTTCTGGGGTGATTATTAATGAGCATGGTTTGGTTCTTACTAATGCTCATGTAGTGGAAAGAGTTGATGATGTTTCAGTAACTTTGGCAGACGGAACTATTTGCGATGGCCAAGTTTTAGGAACTGATGTGGTAACTGACTTAGCTTTAGTAAAAATTGAGGAATCTACTTATTCTAATTTTGCTCCACTTGGGAATTCTGAAGAGCTTGAAGTTGGAGACTGGGCAATAGCTCTTGGTACTCCCTATGGTTTAGAAAAAACAGTTACCTTAGGGATTGTTAGTAGTCTTCATAGGGATATTAATAGTCTAGGCTTCTCAGATAAAAGGCTTGATCTTATTCAGACTGATGCGGCAATAAATCCTGGAAATTCAGGCGGCCCACTAATTAATTCAACTGGCGAGGTAATTGGAATAAACACCTTAGTAAGAAGTGGACCAGGAGCAGGTTTAGGTTTTGCAATACCGATTAATCTGGCTAAAAGTGTTTCTGATCAGCTTCTTAAAAATGGTGAAGTTATTCATCCTTATTTAGGCGTCCAATTAATTTCTTTGAATCCAAGAATCGCTAAAGAACATAATCAAGACCCTAATTCACTAGTTCAGTTACCTGAAAGAAATGGAGCTCTAATCCAATCAGTCGTACCTAATAGCCCTGCTGAAAAAGCTGGTTTAAGAAGAGGTGATCTAGTAATAGCAGCAGAAAATATAGCAATAGAGGAACCTAAAGCTTTGCTAGATGAAGTAGAAAAGGCTCAGATAGGTAAAGTTTTTCTCTTAAATGTTTTAAGAGATAATAAAGAGATACAGATTAATATCAAACCAGAACCTCTACCTGGTTTGACATAA